A genomic segment from Geitlerinema sp. PCC 7407 encodes:
- the pds gene encoding 15-cis-phytoene desaturase: MRVAIAGAGLAGLACAKYLADAGHTPIVIERRDVLGGKVAAWKDEDGDWYETGLHIFFGAYPNMLQLFKELDIEDRLQWKEHTMIFNQPEKPGTYSRFDFPDMPAPFNGVWAILRNNDMLTWEEKIRFGLGLIPAMLQGQSYVEEMDKYSFSEWLKRQNVPPRVEKEVFIAMAKALNFIDPDEISATVVLTALNRFLQEKNGSKMAFLDGAPPERLCQPVVDYVTERGGEVRLNAPLKEIRLNPDGTVKDFVIRGLDGAPEEVLEADVYVSAMPVDLLKLMLPDAWKQEAYFQQLNGLEGVPVINLHLWFDRKLTDIDHLLFSRSPLLSVYADMSNTCREYANPDRSMLELVLAPAKDWIGRSDEDIVAATMAELEKLFPQHFGTDNPAKLLKYKVVKTPRSVYKATPGRQQHRPSQVTPISNFYLTGDYTMQRYLASMEGAVLSGKLTAQAIAAANPEAQSPSGQPGKSTSSTPATNAATA; this comes from the coding sequence ATGCGAGTTGCGATCGCTGGGGCGGGTCTGGCCGGTCTTGCGTGTGCGAAATATCTAGCGGACGCAGGCCATACTCCCATTGTCATCGAGCGTCGAGACGTGCTGGGCGGCAAAGTCGCTGCCTGGAAGGACGAAGACGGAGATTGGTATGAGACCGGGCTGCACATCTTCTTTGGGGCCTATCCCAATATGCTGCAGCTATTCAAAGAGTTGGACATCGAAGATCGGCTCCAGTGGAAGGAGCACACCATGATCTTCAATCAGCCGGAGAAGCCTGGGACTTACTCTCGCTTCGACTTCCCAGATATGCCGGCGCCTTTCAATGGGGTCTGGGCCATCCTTCGCAACAATGACATGTTGACGTGGGAGGAAAAAATTCGCTTCGGATTGGGCCTGATTCCAGCGATGCTGCAAGGGCAATCCTATGTCGAAGAAATGGACAAATACTCCTTCTCGGAGTGGCTCAAGCGTCAAAACGTGCCGCCACGGGTTGAGAAAGAAGTATTTATTGCCATGGCCAAGGCGCTGAATTTTATCGATCCAGATGAGATTTCGGCGACGGTGGTTTTGACGGCTCTCAACCGCTTTTTGCAGGAGAAGAACGGCTCCAAGATGGCGTTCTTGGACGGTGCGCCGCCCGAGCGCCTGTGCCAGCCTGTGGTGGACTATGTGACGGAGCGGGGCGGCGAGGTTCGCCTGAACGCACCGCTCAAAGAGATTCGCCTCAATCCGGACGGCACGGTCAAGGATTTCGTGATTCGGGGCCTCGATGGCGCGCCGGAAGAGGTGCTGGAGGCAGATGTCTACGTCTCGGCCATGCCGGTCGATCTGCTCAAGCTGATGCTGCCGGATGCCTGGAAGCAGGAAGCCTATTTCCAGCAGCTCAATGGCCTGGAAGGGGTGCCGGTGATCAACTTGCACCTGTGGTTCGATCGCAAGCTGACGGATATTGATCACCTTCTCTTCTCGCGATCGCCCCTCCTCAGCGTTTATGCTGACATGAGCAATACCTGCCGAGAATATGCCAACCCCGACCGTTCGATGTTGGAGTTGGTCTTGGCCCCTGCCAAAGACTGGATTGGGCGCTCCGATGAAGACATCGTGGCGGCCACCATGGCTGAACTGGAAAAACTCTTCCCTCAGCACTTTGGCACTGACAACCCTGCCAAGCTTTTGAAGTACAAGGTTGTCAAAACCCCACGCTCTGTCTACAAAGCGACTCCAGGTCGACAGCAACATCGGCCTTCGCAGGTAACCCCCATCAGTAACTTCTACCTGACGGGCGATTACACAATGCAGCGCTATCTAGCAAGCATGGAAGGGGCAGTTTTGTCTGGTAAGCTGACGGCGCAGGCTATTGCTGCGGCGAATCCCGAAGCCCAATCCCCAAGCGGTCAGCCTGGGAAGTCAACGTCCTCCACGCCCGCCACGAATGCTGCAACTGCCTGA
- a CDS encoding M48 family metallopeptidase, whose product MVHPGSDAKGPDTAGLSQQLEQGLAALKQGDYAGSIAPLMAVERSHPNPTVVLRSRQALAVAFDRLGQPAKALPYAQSLAQSAQPPLKAWGDRTVASLLERYPELAQSQPGPAAGDLTGFVPLDASPSLAPIRPANPPAPPGDATGFVPLEAGATPVQPAPPQPRRSRPSPTLPPTALPQAASAPSQPAAKAPVSPAPDSALESAAPAAPSPRATPPEEAVPAAVPHVWQQAGRAQQWRSLRKAKLGQLWAIQLLSALAFLWLTRFLLSLSVEWLYWLSGQVPLLPRFTFLSPVLQNPGRFAWALVGLVLLALPWLMDVWLRLIYGLQPLSPKALSDYSPEATKLLRQRSRQWKVDPLKLGLLPLDAPLIFTYGHLRRTARIVVSQGLLRQLSDDEIAALYAVEMGHVEQWSFGILSGLVLFLQIPYGLYWGFAQVGDRLPTWLRQSPIPAFLRQRSLVSFFQGIAAVSSSLSYGVFWLLRWPLLWLSRTRSYYSDRAAAELTGNPNGLTRALLKIASGTAQALQQQQKTPYALEAFELLAPLGYCTAATLGSLGAIAPFETVLEWERQNPQRHWLALNNAHPPTGDRLQLLALYAQFWQIDSELRWPTLAKPAPAKMALLAGLSPAEQQRLLQQGMPFFGVFLGFCFAATLWLVGWLGDSLGNPGLAWMAGDRTLLLGCALLGFGLGTILRINRFFPDLPPASAGDRATLPSLLSSTPALPIDSHPVRLSGQLLGRPGFSNAWGQDLYLQTAQGLVRLHCCSPLGPLGVALMPVTRPQPLLHQPVMVTGWFRRGLTPWIDVEMIRSGHRTNSQSFHPVWSTLVGSAIALWGIYIIYQGG is encoded by the coding sequence ATGGTCCATCCCGGTTCTGATGCCAAGGGGCCCGATACTGCTGGGCTGTCGCAGCAGCTTGAACAAGGGCTTGCTGCCCTCAAGCAGGGTGACTATGCCGGGTCGATCGCGCCGCTAATGGCAGTAGAGCGATCGCACCCCAACCCGACCGTGGTGCTGCGATCGCGTCAGGCTTTGGCGGTGGCCTTTGACCGGCTAGGACAGCCTGCGAAGGCCCTGCCCTATGCCCAGTCTCTGGCCCAAAGCGCCCAGCCTCCCCTCAAGGCTTGGGGCGATCGCACCGTCGCTAGCTTGCTAGAGCGCTACCCAGAACTGGCTCAATCTCAGCCGGGACCTGCGGCAGGCGACCTGACGGGGTTCGTGCCCCTCGATGCTTCGCCCTCTCTTGCGCCGATCCGCCCAGCGAATCCGCCAGCTCCTCCTGGAGACGCTACGGGCTTTGTGCCCCTGGAGGCGGGAGCGACGCCTGTGCAGCCTGCTCCGCCCCAGCCCCGCCGTTCGCGTCCTTCCCCGACGCTACCGCCGACAGCCCTCCCCCAGGCCGCCTCAGCCCCCTCTCAGCCTGCGGCGAAAGCGCCAGTGTCTCCGGCGCCAGACTCAGCGCTCGAAAGCGCTGCCCCTGCTGCCCCATCGCCCCGCGCAACGCCTCCCGAAGAAGCAGTCCCGGCGGCTGTGCCCCACGTCTGGCAGCAGGCGGGGCGCGCCCAACAGTGGCGATCGCTGCGCAAGGCAAAACTGGGACAGCTGTGGGCGATTCAGCTTCTGAGCGCGCTTGCCTTTCTGTGGCTCACGCGCTTTCTGCTCTCCCTCAGCGTGGAGTGGCTGTACTGGCTGTCAGGGCAGGTCCCGCTTCTCCCCCGATTTACCTTTTTGTCCCCTGTGCTCCAGAATCCGGGGCGATTTGCCTGGGCTCTAGTGGGTCTGGTGCTGCTGGCCCTGCCGTGGCTGATGGATGTCTGGCTGCGCTTGATTTATGGTCTCCAGCCCTTGTCCCCCAAGGCCCTCAGCGACTACAGCCCTGAGGCGACTAAGCTTCTGCGCCAGCGATCGCGCCAGTGGAAAGTCGATCCGCTGAAGCTGGGACTTTTGCCCCTAGATGCGCCGCTAATTTTCACCTATGGTCATCTGCGGCGCACGGCTCGCATTGTCGTCAGTCAAGGGCTCCTGCGTCAGCTCAGCGACGATGAAATCGCCGCTCTCTACGCTGTGGAGATGGGCCACGTAGAGCAGTGGAGCTTTGGGATTCTCTCGGGGCTGGTGCTGTTCCTTCAGATTCCCTATGGCCTGTACTGGGGATTTGCCCAAGTGGGCGATCGCCTGCCGACCTGGCTGCGCCAGTCGCCCATTCCCGCCTTTTTGCGCCAGCGATCGCTGGTGTCTTTCTTCCAGGGCATTGCCGCCGTCAGCAGCAGCCTGAGCTATGGCGTCTTTTGGCTGTTGCGCTGGCCCCTGCTGTGGCTGAGCCGCACCCGCAGCTACTACAGCGATCGCGCCGCAGCCGAACTGACCGGCAACCCCAACGGCCTCACCCGCGCCCTGCTCAAGATTGCCTCGGGCACCGCTCAGGCGCTCCAGCAGCAGCAAAAAACCCCCTACGCCCTCGAAGCCTTTGAGCTGCTGGCGCCTTTGGGGTACTGCACTGCTGCGACCCTCGGCAGCCTGGGCGCGATCGCCCCCTTTGAGACGGTTCTCGAGTGGGAGCGACAAAATCCCCAGCGCCACTGGCTCGCCCTCAACAACGCTCACCCTCCCACCGGCGATCGCCTCCAGTTGCTTGCTCTCTACGCCCAGTTTTGGCAGATCGACAGTGAGCTGCGCTGGCCAACCCTGGCCAAACCCGCCCCCGCCAAAATGGCCCTCCTAGCCGGGCTTTCGCCCGCAGAGCAGCAGCGCCTTCTCCAGCAAGGAATGCCATTCTTCGGCGTCTTCTTGGGCTTCTGCTTTGCCGCCACGCTCTGGTTGGTGGGCTGGCTGGGCGATTCGCTGGGCAATCCGGGCCTGGCCTGGATGGCGGGCGATCGCACCTTGCTCCTGGGCTGCGCGCTGCTCGGGTTTGGCCTGGGCACCATTCTGCGCATCAACCGATTTTTCCCCGACTTGCCGCCGGCCTCAGCGGGCGATCGCGCGACCCTCCCCAGCCTGCTCAGCTCCACCCCCGCCTTGCCCATCGACAGCCATCCTGTGCGCCTCTCCGGTCAGCTCTTGGGCCGCCCCGGCTTCAGCAATGCCTGGGGTCAAGACCTCTATCTCCAGACCGCCCAGGGCCTAGTTCGTCTGCACTGCTGCTCCCCCCTTGGTCCCCTGGGAGTTGCCCTGATGCCCGTGACGCGCCCGCAGCCCCTGCTGCATCAGCCCGTGATGGTTACCGGCTGGTTTCGCCGCGGCCTGACCCCCTGGATCGATGTTGAGATGATTCGCAGCGGGCATCGCACCAACAGCCAAAGCTTTCACCCCGTTTGGTCGACCCTGGTTGGCAGCGCGATCGCCCTCTGGGGGATTTACATCATCTACCAAGGGGGATAG
- the prfC gene encoding peptide chain release factor 3 has protein sequence MSSELQTEIQEAIDRRRTFAIISHPDAGKTTLTEKLLLYGGAIHEAGAVKARRAQRHATSDWMEMEQQRGISITSTVLQFAYQGYHINLLDTPGHQDFSEDTYRTLAAADNAVMLEDGAKGLEPQTRKLFEVCRMRSLPIFTFFNKMDRPTRDPLELLDEIEQELGLQTYAVNWPIGTGDRFKGVFDRRTRQVHLFERTAHGKRIAGETVFDANDPRLKDLIEPAIYGQFQEELELIEGAAAELDIEKVHAGQMTPVFFGSAMTNFGVELFLDAFLDYALKPGPRRSSIGEVDPSYPEFSGFVFKLQANMDTRHRDRIAFIRVCSGKFEKDMTVNHARSGKMVRLSRPQKLFGQDRESIITAYPGDVIGLNNPGAFAIGDTIYSGPQLEYDGIPCFSPELFAYLRNPNPSKFKQFHKGVSELREEGAVQIMYSMDDAKRDPILAAVGQLQFEVVQFRLQNEYGVETQLELLPYNLARWVEEGWPALEQLGRIFNVATVKDSWGRPVLLFRNEWNLQQFQADNPKLSLKAIAPVTAGQEPISV, from the coding sequence ATGTCCAGCGAATTGCAAACAGAAATTCAGGAAGCCATCGATCGGCGGCGAACCTTTGCTATCATCTCGCATCCAGACGCTGGTAAAACGACACTGACCGAAAAGCTGCTGCTGTACGGAGGTGCGATTCACGAGGCGGGGGCAGTCAAAGCGCGTCGAGCTCAGCGCCATGCTACCTCGGACTGGATGGAAATGGAGCAGCAGCGGGGCATTTCTATCACATCGACGGTTTTGCAATTTGCGTATCAGGGGTATCACATTAACCTGCTGGACACGCCGGGACACCAGGATTTTAGTGAAGACACCTACCGGACGCTGGCGGCGGCAGATAACGCGGTCATGCTGGAGGACGGGGCCAAGGGCCTAGAGCCCCAGACCCGCAAGCTGTTTGAAGTCTGTCGAATGCGATCGCTGCCTATCTTCACCTTCTTCAACAAGATGGACCGGCCCACCCGCGATCCCCTAGAGCTGCTCGACGAAATTGAGCAGGAGCTGGGGCTGCAGACCTATGCGGTGAACTGGCCCATCGGCACAGGCGATCGCTTCAAGGGCGTATTCGATCGCCGCACGCGCCAGGTCCACCTGTTTGAGCGGACGGCTCACGGTAAGCGCATTGCGGGAGAGACCGTCTTTGACGCCAATGACCCCCGCCTCAAGGATCTGATCGAGCCGGCCATCTATGGGCAGTTCCAGGAGGAGCTGGAGCTGATCGAAGGGGCAGCCGCTGAACTTGATATCGAAAAAGTCCACGCGGGCCAAATGACCCCGGTTTTCTTTGGCAGCGCCATGACCAACTTTGGCGTGGAGCTGTTCCTCGATGCCTTCCTGGACTACGCCCTCAAGCCGGGGCCGCGCCGCAGCTCGATCGGAGAAGTAGACCCCAGCTATCCGGAGTTTTCGGGCTTTGTCTTCAAGCTCCAGGCCAACATGGACACGCGCCACCGCGATCGCATTGCCTTCATTCGCGTGTGCTCGGGCAAGTTCGAAAAAGACATGACGGTCAACCACGCGCGATCGGGCAAAATGGTGCGTCTGTCCCGCCCCCAAAAGCTGTTTGGCCAAGACCGCGAGTCGATTATTACGGCCTATCCCGGAGACGTGATCGGCCTGAACAATCCGGGGGCTTTTGCCATTGGCGACACCATCTATAGCGGCCCTCAGCTGGAATACGACGGCATTCCGTGCTTCTCGCCGGAGCTGTTTGCCTATCTCAGAAACCCTAATCCCTCGAAGTTTAAGCAGTTCCATAAGGGCGTCTCGGAGCTGCGGGAAGAAGGCGCGGTGCAAATCATGTACTCCATGGATGATGCCAAGCGCGACCCGATCCTGGCGGCGGTGGGTCAGCTTCAGTTTGAGGTGGTGCAGTTCCGCCTGCAAAACGAGTACGGCGTCGAAACGCAGCTGGAGCTGCTGCCCTACAACCTTGCACGCTGGGTCGAGGAGGGCTGGCCAGCCCTAGAGCAGCTGGGCCGCATTTTCAACGTGGCGACGGTCAAGGATAGCTGGGGCCGACCAGTGCTGCTGTTCCGCAATGAGTGGAATTTGCAGCAGTTCCAGGCCGACAATCCCAAGCTCAGCCTGAAGGCGATCGCGCCTGTGACGGCAGGCCAGGAACCCATTTCGGTCTAG
- the crtB gene encoding 15-cis-phytoene synthase CrtB, producing MLQLPDSPQSLSTRDMPRSGLASVDGAYELCRQVTAEYAKTFYLGTLLMPEEKRRAIWAIYVWCRRTDELVDGPQAAQTTAETLNQWEHHLERIFAGYPEDDYDLALVDTLSKFPLDIQPFRDMIAGQHMDLVRNRYQTFDELYLYCYRVASTVGLMSTAVMGTDARRSPAPWDPEATYIPTEEAIALGIANQLTNILRDVGEDARRGRIYLPLDELALFNYTEEDLMQGVVDDRWRELMRFQIQRTRKYYTQAERGITALSPDARWPVWSALMLYSKILDAIERNNYDVFRQRAYVSRLKKISYLPIAWLRAIAL from the coding sequence ATGCTGCAACTGCCTGATTCTCCCCAATCTCTTTCGACGCGCGACATGCCTCGCTCCGGTTTGGCGTCTGTTGACGGTGCCTATGAGCTCTGCCGTCAGGTAACGGCTGAGTACGCGAAAACGTTCTACCTAGGAACGTTGCTGATGCCGGAGGAGAAACGTCGGGCCATCTGGGCCATTTACGTTTGGTGTCGCCGGACGGATGAGTTGGTGGACGGGCCGCAGGCTGCCCAGACCACAGCCGAGACGCTCAATCAGTGGGAGCACCACTTGGAGCGGATCTTTGCTGGGTATCCTGAGGATGATTACGATTTGGCGCTGGTGGATACGCTGTCGAAGTTTCCGCTAGATATCCAGCCATTTCGGGACATGATTGCGGGCCAGCACATGGATTTGGTCCGCAATCGCTACCAAACCTTTGATGAGCTGTATCTCTACTGTTATCGGGTTGCCAGCACGGTGGGCCTGATGTCGACGGCAGTGATGGGCACCGATGCCCGGCGATCGCCTGCTCCCTGGGACCCTGAGGCCACCTACATTCCCACGGAGGAAGCGATCGCCCTCGGCATCGCCAACCAGTTGACCAATATCCTGCGAGATGTGGGCGAAGATGCTCGGCGGGGGCGAATTTATTTGCCCCTTGATGAGCTAGCTCTCTTCAACTACACCGAAGAAGACCTGATGCAGGGCGTGGTGGACGATCGCTGGCGGGAGCTGATGCGCTTCCAGATTCAGCGCACCCGCAAGTACTACACTCAGGCGGAGCGCGGCATCACGGCCTTGAGCCCCGATGCTCGCTGGCCGGTTTGGTCAGCGCTGATGCTCTACAGCAAGATTTTGGACGCGATCGAGCGAAACAACTACGACGTGTTTCGCCAGCGAGCCTACGTCTCGAGGCTCAAGAAGATCTCCTATTTGCCCATCGCCTGGTTACGGGCGATCGCACTTTAA
- the dnaK gene encoding molecular chaperone DnaK yields the protein MGKVVGIDLGTTNSVVAVMEGGKPVVIANAEGMRTTPSVVGFSKEGERLVGQMARRQTVLNPQNTFYGVKRFMGRKYSELTPASKRVPYTIRRDENANIRIKCPRLERDFAPEEISAMVLRKLADEASRYLGQPVTGAVITVPAYFNDSQRQATRDAGRIAGLEVKRILNEPTAASLAYGLDRANNQTILVFDLGGGTFDVSVLEVGDGVFEVKATSGDTQLGGNDFDEKIVDWLADQFLEAEGVDLRRDRQALQRLTEASEKAKIELSGVNVTDINLPFITATADGPKHLETRLTRVQFEDLCRDLVERLRYPVKQALADAGLSPNAIDEVVLVGGSTRMPMVQDLVRSLVDLEPNQNVNPDEVVAVGAAIQAGILGGEVKDILLLDVTPLSMGLETIGGVMKKIIPRNTTIPVRRSDIFSTSENNQSVVEVHVLQGERDIASGNKSLGRFKLTGIPPAPRGVPQVQISFDIDANGILQVMALDKTTGREQGLTIQGASTLSTEEVEQMIREAEEFAESDRLKKARVDKRNKAEAIALKAERKLREVALDFGMYFASDRRKKIEGLIRELRECLDQEDDRGVDLAQADLQDALYELDREVRISIQDEEEEGFFEPLRRTFSGDRDRDRRRDDRPLYGGSSGSRSGTSTYNYDNDEWDDDDDWL from the coding sequence ATGGGTAAAGTAGTCGGCATTGACTTGGGGACCACGAACTCAGTCGTCGCCGTAATGGAAGGCGGGAAACCCGTTGTCATTGCCAACGCTGAAGGAATGCGCACGACTCCCTCCGTGGTGGGTTTCAGTAAAGAAGGGGAGCGTTTGGTTGGCCAAATGGCGCGTCGCCAGACCGTGCTCAACCCTCAGAATACTTTCTACGGCGTCAAGCGCTTCATGGGTCGCAAGTATTCTGAGCTGACCCCGGCCTCCAAGCGCGTTCCGTACACCATTCGCCGTGACGAAAACGCCAATATTCGCATCAAGTGCCCTCGGCTAGAGCGCGACTTTGCGCCAGAGGAAATTTCCGCCATGGTCCTGCGGAAGCTGGCCGATGAGGCGAGTCGCTACCTGGGGCAGCCGGTGACGGGGGCGGTCATTACGGTGCCGGCCTATTTTAATGACTCTCAGCGGCAGGCAACGCGGGACGCGGGCCGGATTGCGGGGCTGGAGGTGAAGCGGATTCTCAATGAGCCCACGGCGGCGTCCTTGGCCTACGGTCTTGATCGGGCGAATAACCAAACGATCTTGGTGTTTGATTTGGGCGGCGGCACCTTTGATGTGTCGGTGCTGGAGGTCGGTGATGGGGTGTTCGAGGTCAAGGCCACAAGCGGCGATACGCAGCTGGGGGGCAATGACTTTGATGAGAAGATTGTCGACTGGCTGGCGGACCAGTTTTTGGAGGCAGAGGGGGTCGATCTGCGGCGCGATCGCCAGGCGCTCCAGCGTCTGACCGAGGCCTCGGAGAAGGCCAAGATTGAGCTCTCTGGCGTCAACGTTACTGACATTAACCTGCCGTTCATCACGGCGACGGCGGACGGTCCCAAGCATTTGGAGACGCGGCTCACGCGGGTGCAGTTTGAGGATCTGTGCCGCGATCTGGTGGAGCGACTGCGCTATCCCGTAAAGCAGGCGCTCGCCGATGCGGGCCTGTCGCCCAACGCCATCGATGAGGTGGTGCTGGTGGGGGGCTCGACCCGGATGCCGATGGTGCAAGACTTGGTGCGATCGCTGGTGGACCTAGAGCCCAATCAGAACGTCAACCCCGACGAGGTGGTGGCGGTGGGCGCTGCGATCCAGGCGGGGATTCTGGGCGGTGAAGTAAAAGATATTTTGCTGCTCGATGTGACACCGCTGTCGATGGGTCTGGAGACGATCGGCGGCGTCATGAAGAAAATCATTCCGCGCAATACGACGATTCCGGTGCGCCGCTCGGATATTTTCTCGACGTCCGAAAATAACCAAAGCGTGGTGGAAGTCCATGTCCTCCAGGGAGAGCGGGATATTGCCTCGGGCAACAAGTCCCTGGGCCGCTTCAAGCTGACGGGGATTCCGCCGGCGCCGCGCGGGGTGCCTCAGGTCCAGATTTCCTTCGACATCGATGCGAACGGCATCTTGCAGGTGATGGCCCTGGACAAGACGACGGGGCGGGAGCAAGGCCTGACCATTCAGGGCGCTTCGACGCTGTCGACGGAAGAGGTCGAGCAGATGATCCGGGAGGCGGAGGAGTTCGCTGAGAGCGATCGCCTCAAGAAGGCCCGCGTTGACAAGCGCAACAAGGCAGAGGCGATCGCCCTCAAGGCGGAGCGCAAGCTGCGGGAGGTGGCCCTGGACTTTGGCATGTACTTTGCTAGCGATCGCCGCAAGAAAATCGAAGGGCTGATCCGAGAGCTGCGCGAGTGCCTCGATCAAGAGGACGATCGCGGCGTGGATCTGGCCCAAGCCGATCTCCAGGATGCTCTCTACGAGCTAGACCGCGAGGTGCGAATCAGCATCCAGGACGAAGAAGAAGAGGGCTTCTTTGAGCCGCTGCGCCGGACGTTTTCGGGCGATCGCGATCGCGATCGCCGACGAGACGATCGCCCCTTGTACGGGGGCAGCTCCGGCAGTCGCTCCGGGACCAGCACCTACAATTACGATAACGATGAGTGGGATGATGACGACGACTGGCTCTAG
- a CDS encoding RNA-binding protein: protein MPIRLYVGNLPKDLDRQELEAAFAEAGELLAIKVITDRKTNKCRGFGFITVKSDEEADEVIEKFNGYQVKDCAIKIEKALPRSKGKEEGAAPAPSNAGGGARRKGGSGGGGGKARRSTTSTTSDAVQPDPRWAQDLEKLKELLAAQTTTN, encoded by the coding sequence ATGCCGATTCGTCTCTACGTGGGCAATCTGCCCAAAGACCTGGATCGCCAAGAGCTAGAAGCTGCATTTGCAGAAGCTGGTGAACTACTGGCGATCAAGGTAATTACCGACCGTAAAACCAACAAGTGTCGGGGATTTGGCTTCATCACCGTCAAGAGTGATGAGGAAGCTGATGAAGTCATTGAGAAATTCAATGGCTACCAAGTCAAGGATTGTGCAATCAAGATCGAGAAGGCGCTGCCTCGCTCGAAGGGCAAAGAAGAAGGCGCTGCACCTGCACCCTCGAACGCTGGCGGCGGTGCTCGTCGCAAGGGCGGCAGCGGTGGCGGTGGTGGCAAAGCCCGCCGCAGCACGACCTCTACGACGTCGGATGCGGTGCAGCCTGATCCGCGCTGGGCTCAAGACCTAGAGAAGTTGAAGGAACTGTTGGCCGCTCAAACGACGACCAACTAA
- a CDS encoding J domain-containing protein — MQNFRNYYELLGVAREASLDEIKQVYRRLARQYHPDLNPGDKAAEEKFKDITEAYEVLSDTTKRAEYDKYSRFWKQRGFKRTAPAGGWMGRRGPDTDYSQFSDFNSFVDQLLGRRAQTRTATTAPAARAAAARRAAAAPNPYEPGTSRTSYTVPPRVERRDAEAFLSMPLEKAYTGGRERVRLEDGRSLEVDMPPGMFTDQRIRLKGQGIGGGDLYLKITVLPHPLFRLEGTDVVCVIPVTPSEAVLGGPIEVPTLDGPVSINIPPSVSSGQRLRLAGKGYPSEEGRGDQIVEIQLVLPKTLTPEERDCYERLRSVETFNPRANLLG, encoded by the coding sequence ATGCAGAACTTCCGCAACTATTACGAGCTTCTGGGTGTTGCCAGAGAGGCTTCCCTTGACGAAATCAAGCAAGTCTATCGCCGGCTGGCCCGTCAGTATCACCCCGACCTGAACCCAGGAGACAAAGCGGCGGAAGAAAAATTCAAAGACATCACCGAGGCCTACGAGGTGCTGTCGGATACGACCAAGCGGGCCGAATACGACAAATACAGTCGTTTTTGGAAGCAGCGCGGCTTCAAGCGCACTGCGCCTGCCGGTGGCTGGATGGGGCGGCGGGGGCCCGATACGGACTATAGCCAGTTCTCGGACTTCAATAGTTTTGTCGATCAGCTGCTGGGACGGCGAGCCCAAACGCGCACCGCGACGACGGCGCCTGCTGCTCGGGCCGCTGCTGCCCGCCGCGCCGCCGCTGCGCCCAACCCCTACGAGCCGGGGACCAGCCGAACGTCCTACACGGTGCCCCCCCGAGTCGAGCGCCGAGATGCTGAGGCGTTTTTGAGCATGCCTCTAGAGAAGGCCTACACTGGCGGACGAGAGCGGGTCCGCCTCGAAGACGGGCGATCGCTCGAAGTGGACATGCCCCCGGGAATGTTCACCGATCAGCGGATCCGCCTCAAGGGTCAAGGCATCGGCGGCGGAGACCTGTACCTCAAGATCACCGTCTTGCCCCATCCCCTGTTCCGCCTCGAAGGGACCGATGTGGTGTGTGTGATCCCGGTGACCCCGAGTGAAGCAGTGCTGGGAGGGCCGATTGAGGTGCCGACCCTGGACGGCCCAGTGAGTATCAATATTCCGCCGAGCGTGTCCTCTGGCCAGCGTTTGCGCCTGGCTGGCAAGGGCTATCCCTCAGAAGAGGGGCGCGGCGATCAAATTGTTGAAATTCAGCTCGTGCTGCCCAAGACGCTGACCCCGGAAGAGCGCGACTGCTACGAAAGACTCCGCAGCGTAGAGACCTTCAATCCCCGAGCAAATTTGCTCGGCTAG
- the sufU gene encoding Fe-S cluster assembly sulfur transfer protein SufU, which produces MTSSLGNLRDLYQQVILEHYKKPRHKGQTDPVHRRQRGHNPSCGDTIELTVQLAEAGDRIESVKFEGEGCAIAMASADLMAEALRGKTLAEAAEMVQRFQDMMKGEAEFPRELRKLNVMQGVSQFPVRIKCATLTWHTLKAALEQPSGEVAEGFVSNENE; this is translated from the coding sequence ATGACCTCTTCCCTGGGAAATCTGCGCGATCTTTATCAGCAGGTGATTCTCGAGCACTACAAAAAGCCTCGGCACAAAGGCCAGACCGATCCGGTTCATCGGCGCCAGCGAGGACACAATCCCTCCTGCGGCGACACGATCGAGCTGACGGTGCAGCTGGCTGAGGCGGGCGATCGCATTGAGTCGGTGAAGTTTGAGGGAGAGGGCTGCGCGATCGCCATGGCGTCTGCGGATTTGATGGCAGAGGCGCTGCGGGGCAAAACCCTGGCCGAAGCGGCAGAGATGGTGCAGCGCTTCCAGGACATGATGAAGGGCGAAGCCGAATTTCCGCGGGAGCTGCGCAAACTCAATGTCATGCAAGGCGTCTCCCAATTTCCGGTGCGCATCAAGTGCGCGACGCTGACCTGGCACACCCTCAAAGCTGCCCTGGAGCAGCCGTCGGGCGAAGTGGCCGAAGGCTTTGTCAGCAACGAAAACGAATAA